The Vibrio tubiashii ATCC 19109 genome has a segment encoding these proteins:
- a CDS encoding TorD/DmsD family molecular chaperone, with amino-acid sequence MDNQQQTIRADIYLLLSTLYRQQPSTELIAFLSQLETELAESAMQLAWHKVKSAAIESSQEQLEDEYQELFIGIGRGEVVPFASWHLTGSLMEKPLASIRHDLGLLGLEREEQVKEPEDHFSALCEVMSVLAEEEEELQQVFFNKHLGTWFNSLVKQVKEAKSASFYLAVAELTNAFMTLEQVRFSANLQNSKTKLKIDVKNVTEYEQPQQ; translated from the coding sequence ATGGATAATCAACAACAAACAATTCGTGCAGATATCTACCTACTGCTGTCAACGCTATACCGTCAGCAGCCATCAACTGAACTGATCGCTTTCCTGTCCCAACTAGAGACAGAGCTAGCAGAAAGTGCCATGCAGCTGGCTTGGCACAAAGTGAAATCAGCAGCAATCGAAAGCAGCCAAGAGCAGTTAGAAGATGAATACCAAGAGCTATTTATTGGCATTGGTCGTGGTGAAGTCGTGCCTTTTGCGTCTTGGCATCTAACAGGATCGCTAATGGAAAAGCCGCTTGCGTCTATTCGTCATGATCTTGGACTTCTTGGCTTAGAGCGAGAAGAGCAAGTAAAAGAGCCAGAAGATCACTTTTCGGCACTCTGTGAAGTGATGTCGGTCCTTGCCGAAGAAGAGGAAGAGCTACAGCAAGTGTTCTTCAACAAACATTTAGGTACATGGTTCAACTCTCTAGTTAAGCAAGTGAAAGAGGCAAAGAGCGCGAGCTTTTACTTGGCTGTAGCCGAACTGACGAACGCTTTTATGACTTTAGAGCAGGTCCGTTTCAGTGCCAATCTACAAAACAGCAAAACCAAATTAAAAATTGATGTGAAAAACGTGACTGAGTATGAGCAGCCTCAGCAATAA
- a CDS encoding twin-arginine translocation signal domain-containing protein, which translates to MKDNKELNQSRRDLLKGLTTAAVAGAVVAGTTKVASAAESVEVKQDEKKTGYHETQHIRDYYETL; encoded by the coding sequence ATGAAAGATAATAAAGAGTTAAATCAAAGCCGTAGGGATCTTCTCAAAGGCTTAACGACCGCAGCAGTCGCTGGAGCCGTAGTCGCTGGCACTACCAAAGTGGCTAGCGCTGCAGAATCTGTAGAAGTGAAGCAAGACGAAAAGAAAACGGGCTATCACGAAACTCAACATATTCGTGACTACTACGAAACGCTATAG
- a CDS encoding 4Fe-4S dicluster domain-containing protein, which produces MLKELLQESTSANGKARRYAFENTVELTNLIPPTVSYESGGNTLIVGPTSIIESAAAQLEQLKSITLLSTDGEKGESNNLYFASSVQVSGFLGTFTVVTENNGIESNLAQVAINHDCFDIVLDLCLSSCMSEEVPVPGYYPVGRGYPKLAEALEEIPTLMGTFDKPKFFRLNTDLCAHSSRGVKGCERCVDACPAGALSSEGTDKTGHRIEINPYLCQGVGTCATACPTEAIHYALPTPQETQKFIERTLANYEQAGGQDPIVLICSSRHEQYNVMTLKALPDNVVPVVVEELPSVGIDSWFAALVNGATQVLFAASRFMPETILRVLNNEVATAQELLTQLGIAKETIDILYLESLREGAPTLCTESFDLALGDLQGNKRQRLFTALDSLAQARIPVENIVELPESAPYGNVSCESKDCTLCMSCVAVCPTRALHTDGSSPSLQFVEQDCIQCGLCAKACPEQVLTLTPRMNWDKESRQQAQVIHQEKAAECVRCHKPFAPQSMIDMLQSKLRGHSHFADEAALNRIAMCEDCRVVDMFESMAEDPTKQLNY; this is translated from the coding sequence ATGCTAAAAGAACTACTACAAGAATCAACATCGGCAAACGGAAAGGCACGACGCTATGCGTTTGAGAATACCGTTGAGCTAACCAATCTTATTCCACCAACCGTCAGCTATGAAAGTGGTGGAAATACACTCATCGTGGGGCCTACATCCATTATTGAGAGCGCCGCTGCTCAGTTAGAGCAGTTAAAAAGTATCACCTTGCTTTCTACTGACGGTGAGAAAGGTGAGTCTAACAACCTCTATTTTGCTAGCTCAGTTCAAGTATCGGGTTTTCTAGGGACGTTTACTGTCGTTACCGAGAACAACGGAATTGAAAGTAATCTTGCGCAAGTCGCCATCAATCATGATTGCTTCGATATCGTTCTAGACTTGTGCCTTAGCAGCTGCATGAGTGAAGAAGTCCCAGTACCTGGTTATTACCCTGTGGGGCGCGGTTATCCAAAACTCGCAGAGGCGCTGGAAGAGATTCCGACTTTGATGGGCACGTTTGATAAGCCCAAGTTCTTTCGTTTAAACACAGACTTATGTGCGCATAGCTCTCGTGGCGTGAAAGGGTGTGAGCGATGTGTTGATGCTTGTCCTGCCGGTGCATTATCCAGTGAAGGTACAGATAAAACAGGGCATAGAATTGAAATTAACCCTTACCTTTGTCAAGGCGTAGGCACGTGTGCAACCGCGTGTCCGACAGAGGCGATTCATTACGCGCTTCCTACTCCGCAAGAAACCCAGAAATTCATAGAACGCACACTAGCAAACTATGAGCAAGCGGGCGGGCAAGATCCTATTGTTTTAATTTGTAGCTCACGCCATGAACAATACAACGTCATGACGCTTAAAGCACTACCAGATAATGTGGTTCCTGTTGTTGTAGAAGAATTGCCTTCAGTTGGAATTGATTCGTGGTTTGCAGCATTAGTGAATGGGGCTACTCAAGTACTGTTTGCCGCTAGTCGTTTTATGCCAGAAACTATTCTTCGTGTCCTCAATAACGAAGTGGCTACTGCGCAAGAATTACTGACTCAGCTCGGCATTGCAAAAGAGACCATAGATATTCTTTATCTAGAATCACTGAGAGAAGGGGCACCAACGCTTTGCACCGAATCGTTTGATTTGGCATTAGGCGATCTTCAAGGGAATAAACGTCAACGTCTTTTCACCGCACTGGATTCTCTCGCACAAGCTCGTATTCCTGTTGAGAACATCGTTGAACTGCCAGAAAGTGCGCCTTACGGTAATGTCAGCTGTGAAAGTAAAGATTGTACCTTGTGTATGAGTTGTGTCGCGGTTTGTCCTACCCGAGCACTACACACCGATGGATCTTCTCCTTCACTTCAATTCGTCGAGCAAGACTGCATTCAATGTGGGCTATGTGCTAAAGCGTGTCCTGAACAAGTTTTGACTCTGACGCCTCGTATGAACTGGGACAAAGAGAGTCGCCAGCAAGCCCAAGTCATCCATCAGGAAAAAGCAGCCGAGTGTGTACGCTGCCACAAACCTTTTGCACCGCAGTCGATGATTGACATGCTACAAAGTAAGTTACGCGGTCACTCTCATTTTGCCGATGAAGCAGCTCTGAATCGCATTGCTATGTGTGAAGACTGCCGAGTGGTGGACATGTTTGAGTCCATGGCAGAAGACCCAACCAAGCAATTAAATTATTAA